The following coding sequences lie in one Hydrogenophaga sp. PBL-H3 genomic window:
- a CDS encoding universal stress protein: MKILLAVDGSAYTKKMLAYLATHDEMFGANNAVTLITVQAPLPPRARAAVGAEVANGYYADEAAKITAPVVKFLKRHGIDATVVQKVGSAGEVIAKTADSGKFDLLVMGSHGHGALGNLVMGSVATKVLAHCGVPVLLVR, translated from the coding sequence ATGAAGATCCTGCTCGCAGTCGATGGCAGCGCGTACACCAAGAAAATGCTGGCCTACCTGGCGACCCACGACGAGATGTTCGGTGCCAACAACGCGGTGACCCTCATCACGGTGCAAGCTCCACTGCCTCCGCGCGCGCGCGCCGCGGTTGGCGCCGAAGTGGCCAACGGCTACTACGCCGATGAGGCCGCCAAGATCACCGCACCGGTGGTGAAATTCCTCAAGCGCCATGGCATCGACGCCACCGTCGTGCAGAAGGTTGGCTCGGCCGGCGAAGTGATCGCCAAGACCGCCGACAGCGGCAAGTTCGACCTGCTGGTGATGGGTTCACACGGCCACGGCGCCCTGGGCAACCTGGTCATGGGTTCGGTGGCCACCAAGGTGCTGGCCCACTGTGGCGTGCCGGTGCTGCTGGTTCGCTGA